The following are encoded in a window of Chiloscyllium plagiosum isolate BGI_BamShark_2017 chromosome 11, ASM401019v2, whole genome shotgun sequence genomic DNA:
- the zbtb41 gene encoding zinc finger and BTB domain-containing protein 41, with translation MSQNTDNSYKTSSSLMGTPCKDIFLDLQTAKFENRCCGPRSIQGLSSVADNLNVPLGPSSPIIHLRSLVHNKNLLKYMNDDRLKQSPFCDLIIMVEGKHFCAHKVVVAVGSSYFYACLSKNPNMDSIQLDHVSYYVFHHLLEFLYTSEFFIQENDIPSVLEAAQFLDIIDAVKLLSGNENVSRSTQSESFTENNQCLEEKNSLETAPKLQNVCTFCSKSFCYKKSLENHIARAHSDHAHVQEESAIPTKLACSTRRWSTRTRKCPAKFESKSNNEVTDVSEDESSSKNGSDAEKHDDCEAIESEDETEGVEVKFEEELEKEEEIEREEENDEETDENEPLDAEEIEQNIPRELDPVVSQTGSKKTLHCPKCDKTFDRIGKYECHTRVHTGEKPFECDICSQRYSTKSNLTAHRKKHNAQVAIQRKEQKCPFCNKLHASKKTLAKHVRRFHPANVQEFFAARKKKSEAWKCDVCNKTFTRRPHLEEHRILHTQDKPFKCSYCEEHFKSRFARLKHQEKFHLGPFPCDICGRQFNDTGNLKRHIECTHGGKRKWTCFICGKSVRERTTLKEHLRIHSGEKPHLCSICGQSFRHGSSYRLHLRVHHDDKRYECEECGKTFIRHDHLTKHRKTHSGEKAHQCEECGKCFGRRDHLSVHYRSVHLGEKVWQKYKATLHQCEVCKKEFKGKSSLDMHFRTHSGEKPYKCPVCNQAFRIKKTLTKHMVIHSDARPFNCHHCNATFKRKDKLKYHMDHVHSTKSPEQSIVTASEVKMVSQQLLFTQDGKMYETEAKSYLDQNKVYQGDGKTTIQNVHGEVTLVPVQIADSTVQSDAVQHAATLAPQSHELLHSQQPHQQTDYQRATDLAFLEKYTLTPQPANIVHPVRADQIIDPREQSYLGTLLGLDTGTPVQSISNAGH, from the exons TCAAGTTTAATGGGAACACCTTGCAAAGACATTTTTTTAGATTTACAGACTGCAAAATTTGAAAATCGATGCTGTGGTCCCAGATCAATTCAGGGCCTTTCAAGTGTTGCAGATAATCTGAATGTTCCTTTAGGTCCATCCTCACCTATTATACACCTGAGATCACTGGTACataacaaaaatctattgaaATATATGAACGATGATAGACTCAAGCAGTCGCCTTTCTGTGACTTAATTATCATGGTAGAAGGAAAGCATTTTTGTGCCCATAAGGTGGTTGTTGCAGTGGGGAGCAGTTATTTCTATGCTTGTTTAAGCAAAAACCCAAACATGGATAGTATCCAATTGGACCATGTAAGTTACTATGTTTTCCATCACTTGTTGGAGTTTCTATATACGTCTGAATTCTTCATACAGGAAAATGATATCCCATCAGTTTTGGAAGCAGCACAGTTTCTAGACATTATAGATGCAGTTAAATTATTGTCTGGTAATGAAAATGTCTCTCGGTCAACCCAATCAGAGAGTTTCACTGAAAATAATCAGTGTTTGGAAGAAAAGAATTCTCTTGAAACTGCTCCCAAATTACAAAATGTATGTACCTTCTGCAGTAAAAGTTTCTGTTATAAAAAATCCTTAGAAAACCATATTGCTAGAGCTCACAGTGACCATGCTCATGTGCAAGAAGAGAGTGCTATTCCAACAAAGTTAGCATGTTCCACAAGGAGGTGGTCAACTCGCACTCGTAAGTGTCCAGCAAAATTTGAAAGTAAAAGTAACAATGAAGTCACAGATGTCTCTGAAGATGAATCTTCCAGTAAAAATGGGAGTGATGCAGAGAAACATGATGATTGTGAAGCTATCGAAAGTGAAGATGAAACGGAAGGAGTTGAAGTAAAATTtgaggaagaattggaaaagGAGGAAGAAATTGAAAGAGAGGAGGAAAATGATGAAGAAACCGATGAGAATGAGCCTCTGGATGCAGAAGAAATTGAGCAAAATATTCCCAGGGAACTAGATCCAGTCGTATCACAGACTGGCAGCAAGAAAACACTTCACTGTCCCAAATGTGATAAAACGTTTGATCGAATAG GAAAATATGAATGTCACACTCGTGTGCATACTGGAGAAAAACCTTTTGAGTGTGATATTTGTAGTCAGCGTTACTCCACCAAATCCAACTTAACTGCACACAGAAAGAAACATAATGCGCAAGTTGCtattcaaagaaaagaacaaaaatgtCCATTCTGTAACAAGCTACATGCCAGCAAAAAAACATTGGCAAAGCATGTGAGGAG GTTTCATCCAGCTAATGTACAAGAATTTTTTGCTGCCAGAAAGAAGAAGAGTGAAGCTTGGAAGTGTGAC GTATGTAACAAAACTTTCACAAGGAGACCTCATCTTGAGGAGCACAGGATCCTTCACACACAAGACAAACCATTTAAATGTAGTTATTGTGAAGAACATTTCAAATCGAGATTTGCAAGACTTAAGCATCAGGAAAAGTTTCATTTGG GGCCATTTCCATGTGATATTTGTGGTCGCCAGTTTAATGACACTGGGAACCTTAAGCGTCATATTGAATGCACTCATGGAGGAAAACGAAAGTGGACTTGCTTTATTTGTGGGAAGTCAGTAAGGGAAAG aacTACATTAAAAGAACATCTTCGTATCCATAGTGGGGAAAAGCCACATCTGTGCAGCATTTGCGGACAGAGTTTCCGTCATGGTAGCTCATACAG ACTACATCTTCGGGTACACCATGATGACAAGCGATATGAATGTGAAGAATGTGGGAAAACCTTTATTCGCCATGATCATCTCACAAAACACCGAAAAACCCATTCAG gAGAAAAAGCCCATCAATGTGAAGAATGTGGAAAATGTTTTGGCCGTCGGGATCATCTCAGTGTTCACTACAGAAGTGTCCATTTGGGAGAAAAAGTCTGGCAGAA GTATAAAGCGACTCTTCAtcagtgtgaagtttgcaaaAAAGAATTCAAAGGGAAGTCAAGCTTGGATATGCATTTTCGGACACATTCAG GTGAAAAGCCCTATAAATGCCCAGTTTGTAACCAAGCATTTCGAATTAAGAAGACATTAACAAAACACATGGTTATTCATTCAGATGCTCGTCCCTTCAACTGTCATCATTGtaatgcaacattcaaaaggaaaGACAAGTTAAAGTATCATATGGATCATGTTCACAGCACTAAATCTCCAGAACAATCAATTGTGACTGCTTCTGAAGTGAAAATGGTATCCCAGCAATTGCTATTTACACAAGATGGCAAAATGTACGAAACTGAAGCAAAATCTTATTTGGATCAAAATAAGGTTTACCAAGGAGATGGCAAAACGACAATTCAGAACGTTCATGGAGAGGTGACCCTTGTGCCAGTACAGATTGCTGATAGTACTGTTCAGTCTGATGCAGTTCAACATGCTGCAACCTTGGCACCACAATCTCATGAACTCCTTCATTCCCAACAGCCTCATCAGCAGACTGATTATCAAAGAGCTACAGATCTTGCATTTCTAGAGAAGTACACCCTTACACCACAACCTGCCAACATTGTGCATCCTGTTCGTGCTGATCAAATTATAGATCCAAGAGAGCAATCATATCTTGGGACTTTACTTGGACTTGACACAGGTACACCAGTACAAAGTATTTCCAATGCAGGCCACTAA